Below is a genomic region from Thermodesulfobacteriota bacterium.
GGCGAGGGGCTCGCCGGCGGGATGAACATCTTCCTGCGGGGGCTGCTCCGCGGGCTGGGAGCGGCGGGGTGGCCGACCGACGTCGTCACGCGCGCCACCGGGCCGACCGTCGAGATCACGACGCCGTTCCCCGGAGTGCGGATCTTCCACGTCCCCTGCCGCTGGGCCGCTTCCCCGACGCGGGAAAGCGCCTACGCCTCGCTCGAGCGCTTCACCCGGAACTGCCGCCTGCTGCTGCTCGGGGAGGGGATCCTCCCGGGCATCGTGTCGGCCCATTACTGGATGTCGGGCGTGGCGGCCCGCAGACTCTCCGACGCCCCGATCGTCCTCTCCTACCACACGGTGGAAGCGAGAAAGCCCCGGGCCGGAGGGGACGCGGAGCCGCCGCTCGCCGCCGTGCGCCGGGAGGCGGAGTCGGCGCTGGCTTCCGACGTTTCCCGCGTGGTGTTCTTCACCGGGCACGACATGGATCGGAACGTAGGGATCTACCCGTGCCTGGCCGGGAAGTCGGTCGTCATCCCTCCGGGAGTCGACACGCGGTTCCGGGTCCCGGTTCCCCGGGAGGTCGCCCGGTCGTTTCTCGGGCTCCCGCCCGACGGAGAGATTTTCCTGTTCGCGGCGCGCGGCGATCCCGGGAAGAACCTGGACACGGCTCTGGAGGCATTCCGCGCCGTCCGGTCGCGGCGGGAAGGGCGGCAGACCCTGGTGGTCGCGGGCATGGAGGCGGGGGCGGGGCCGCCGGAGGAGCGGGTCGTCCGGTTCGGCCCGGTGCCGCACGACAGCATGGCGATGCTGTACTCGGCCGCGGACGCGGTGATCTGCCCGTCGCTGTACGAGTCGTTCGGGCTGGTCCCGCTCGAGGCGCTGTCCGCCGCCGTCCCGGTGATCGTGCCGGAAGGGACGTACTGGGGGGACAAGGTCCGGGCGGAGGGAGGCGGGCTGGCCTACCCGCCGGGCGATCCGGAGGGACTCGCCGGGGCGATGCTCTCCCTCCTTGCCGATCCGTCGCTCCGGGCCCGGCTGTCCGTCGGCGGGCCGAGGATCGCGGACCCGTTCACGTGGGCGAGGTGCACGGGGGCGTGGGCGGAGCTTCTCGCGTCCGTTTCCACGTCCGGTAATCGGCGATGATCTCCTCGAGCTCCCGGCGCGCGTCGTCTTCGGAGTGCTGCGCCGGCGGGTGCTTCATGAAATAGGCGGACGGGGCGGGCATGGGCCCCGAGAGCCCCATGTCGCGCCCCAGGCGGCAGTAGCGGATCGCGTCGATCCCCACGCCCGCGCTGTTCGGCGAATCGGTCACCGAGAGGCGCAGCTCCACCTCGATCGGCAGCCCCCCGAAACCCTCCCCCT
It encodes:
- a CDS encoding glycosyltransferase, whose product is MTTHLLVSYHTCPLEEPGEGLAGGMNIFLRGLLRGLGAAGWPTDVVTRATGPTVEITTPFPGVRIFHVPCRWAASPTRESAYASLERFTRNCRLLLLGEGILPGIVSAHYWMSGVAARRLSDAPIVLSYHTVEARKPRAGGDAEPPLAAVRREAESALASDVSRVVFFTGHDMDRNVGIYPCLAGKSVVIPPGVDTRFRVPVPREVARSFLGLPPDGEIFLFAARGDPGKNLDTALEAFRAVRSRREGRQTLVVAGMEAGAGPPEERVVRFGPVPHDSMAMLYSAADAVICPSLYESFGLVPLEALSAAVPVIVPEGTYWGDKVRAEGGGLAYPPGDPEGLAGAMLSLLADPSLRARLSVGGPRIADPFTWARCTGAWAELLASVSTSGNRR